A stretch of Plesiomonas shigelloides DNA encodes these proteins:
- a CDS encoding ABC transporter permease — MHPIALLPIVIIFAPLTAGLPALVTPLLHSAPWLALLDAPRLWPALLLSLGSAAGSTVLALLLCMLITAALYPHRRWLQLQQRLPSFLALPHVAFAIGVAFLLAPSGWLARSVALLSSSLAELVSWAPLTFPNALVHDRYALTLTITLAIKECWFLLWAVAALLQRQSIEQQLTLARTLGYPTWQIWLQVLWPQLLPRLRWPLVAVAAYSLSVVDMALILGPSTPPTLAVLIWQWLSDADPLQRQMGLAASLLLPLLLCMLGLCAALLWRGLQSFWQAPTGRRAARQHGLSQTAPPNLTMTGRPRPHRGSRPASLLFGLLASLSWLALALIALWSVAGRWFYPALWPAELTLQSWQQLDWQPFFSTVLLAVSSVIVALPLTLIWLEWGARRLQPLLYLPLIFPALPLVTIQYHALLLVNADGSVSAVIWSHLLWVFPYMLLILSGPYRALDPRLLLTARTLGYRRYQACLRLLWPSLWRPIILACAVGISVSVAQYLPTLFAGAGRIATVTTEAVTLSSGGNRRVLAVQALLQCLLPWLAFSIAALTSRLGQGRVLSGSYPVFSATDRHTS; from the coding sequence GTGCATCCCATTGCGCTACTGCCTATTGTCATCATTTTCGCACCGCTGACTGCCGGGTTACCGGCGCTGGTAACACCGTTACTGCACAGCGCGCCTTGGTTAGCGCTGCTGGATGCACCGCGGCTGTGGCCCGCGTTGTTGCTAAGCCTCGGCTCAGCCGCAGGCTCTACCGTGCTGGCGTTGTTGCTGTGCATGCTCATCACCGCTGCGCTCTACCCACATCGCCGTTGGCTACAGTTACAACAGCGGCTCCCCAGTTTTCTCGCGTTACCCCATGTGGCATTTGCCATCGGGGTGGCCTTTTTACTGGCGCCGTCCGGCTGGCTAGCGCGTAGCGTGGCGCTGCTCTCAAGCAGTCTTGCCGAGCTGGTGAGTTGGGCTCCCCTCACCTTTCCGAATGCGTTAGTGCATGACCGCTACGCGTTGACACTCACCATCACTCTGGCGATTAAGGAGTGCTGGTTTTTGCTGTGGGCTGTTGCGGCGTTGCTGCAGCGGCAATCTATCGAGCAACAACTGACGCTGGCGCGCACGCTCGGTTATCCTACATGGCAAATCTGGTTACAAGTCCTGTGGCCTCAGCTGCTGCCGCGCCTACGCTGGCCTTTGGTCGCTGTCGCGGCCTACAGCTTGTCAGTGGTGGATATGGCGCTGATCCTCGGCCCATCGACTCCACCTACGCTGGCCGTCCTGATCTGGCAATGGTTGAGCGATGCCGATCCGTTGCAACGTCAAATGGGATTAGCCGCATCATTACTGCTTCCCTTGCTGCTCTGCATGCTTGGTCTGTGCGCAGCGCTGCTGTGGCGCGGACTGCAATCATTCTGGCAAGCGCCTACTGGGCGCCGCGCCGCGAGACAGCATGGCCTCAGCCAGACAGCGCCCCCTAACCTAACCATGACAGGCCGGCCACGCCCCCATCGCGGCTCTAGACCAGCGTCTTTGCTGTTTGGCCTACTGGCGAGCCTCAGTTGGCTGGCGCTAGCCTTAATCGCGTTGTGGTCAGTGGCTGGGCGCTGGTTTTATCCGGCGCTTTGGCCCGCGGAGCTGACGTTGCAAAGCTGGCAACAGCTGGATTGGCAGCCCTTCTTCAGCACGGTGCTGCTGGCGGTCAGCAGCGTTATCGTGGCACTGCCACTGACACTGATTTGGCTGGAATGGGGCGCGCGCCGTCTGCAACCGCTGCTGTATTTGCCGCTGATTTTTCCCGCCCTGCCACTGGTGACCATCCAGTATCATGCTTTGCTGCTGGTCAACGCCGATGGCAGTGTCAGTGCCGTGATTTGGAGTCACCTGTTGTGGGTCTTTCCCTACATGTTACTGATCTTAAGTGGCCCCTATCGGGCGCTAGATCCACGTCTGTTACTGACCGCGCGCACCTTGGGTTATCGCCGCTATCAAGCCTGTTTACGCCTACTCTGGCCCTCATTGTGGCGACCGATTATATTGGCCTGCGCAGTGGGTATTTCTGTCAGCGTGGCGCAATATTTACCCACACTGTTTGCCGGTGCAGGGCGAATTGCTACCGTCACCACCGAAGCAGTAACCCTAAGCAGTGGCGGTAATCGACGGGTGTTGGCAGTACAGGCGCTCTTACAATGTCTACTGCCGTGGCTGGCATTTAGCATCGCCGCGCTGACTAGTCGCCTTGGCCAAGGCCGCGTATTATCAGGCTCTTATCCTGTTTTCTCTGCTACGGATCGCCATACCTCATGA
- a CDS encoding CDP-alcohol phosphatidyltransferase family protein, with protein sequence MFDQHITRLTKPLQQRIARTLLSWGIHPDQLTISGFVIGITVIPLLAWQQPLWALGAILLNRLLDGLDGTLARFTTPTDRGGFLDIVLDFLFYSAVPLGFALYDPAHNALAAAVLIYAFIGTGCSFLAFAIIAAKRQLTSQRYPHKSFYYLGGLTEAGETVLFFVLMCLFPTWFVPLALLFAALCALTTATRIYSGWHSFAPTHPSNHQSSSNPPNDDA encoded by the coding sequence ATGTTTGACCAGCACATCACCCGCCTGACCAAGCCGCTACAACAACGTATCGCGCGCACTTTACTGAGCTGGGGGATCCATCCCGATCAGCTAACCATCAGCGGTTTTGTTATTGGGATAACCGTGATCCCGCTGCTGGCCTGGCAACAGCCTTTGTGGGCGCTGGGCGCTATTTTATTAAATCGGCTGTTAGATGGTTTAGATGGCACCTTGGCACGCTTCACTACGCCGACCGATCGCGGCGGCTTTCTGGATATTGTGCTGGATTTTCTGTTTTACTCAGCGGTGCCGCTCGGCTTTGCACTGTATGACCCCGCGCACAATGCCCTAGCCGCCGCCGTGCTTATCTATGCCTTTATCGGTACTGGCTGCAGCTTTTTGGCCTTTGCGATTATTGCCGCCAAACGGCAGCTGACCAGTCAGCGCTATCCGCATAAAAGCTTTTACTATCTGGGGGGGCTGACCGAAGCAGGCGAAACTGTGCTGTTCTTTGTGTTGATGTGCCTGTTCCCAACATGGTTTGTTCCGCTGGCGTTGCTGTTTGCCGCGCTATGCGCTCTGACCACCGCCACCCGTATTTACAGTGGCTGGCACAGCTTTGCGCCGACTCACCCGAGCAATCATCAAAGCAGCAGTAACCCGCCGAACGATGATGCATGA
- a CDS encoding ATP-binding cassette domain-containing protein, translating into MTASKPSLGLTLEQVQLRLTQSANTPKINGQQALPCHAPLNLHIAPGEIVTLMGPSGCGKSTLLHALIGALPSAFTCHGQLWLNGRELSHLPVEQRHIGILFQDDLLFPHLSVGANLAFALPPADKRTRQAIIEQALTDAGLSGFAHRDPATLSGGQRARVSLLRALLAKPQALLLDEPFSRLDRPLRRSFREFVYGQIQQAGLPTLLVTHDADDIPPNGRVIMFGEPVDEDPLDTITRDNRAHHHSEPRDV; encoded by the coding sequence ATGACAGCGAGTAAGCCTTCACTCGGGCTAACCTTGGAGCAGGTGCAATTGCGCTTGACGCAATCTGCCAATACGCCAAAAATCAACGGGCAGCAAGCCTTGCCATGCCATGCTCCCCTGAACTTGCACATTGCGCCGGGTGAAATTGTGACCTTGATGGGGCCTTCTGGCTGCGGTAAGTCGACCTTGTTGCATGCGCTGATCGGCGCTCTGCCGTCAGCATTCACTTGCCATGGGCAACTGTGGCTAAATGGCCGCGAACTGTCCCACTTGCCGGTTGAGCAGCGCCATATTGGGATCTTATTTCAAGATGACTTGCTGTTTCCCCATTTGAGCGTTGGCGCTAATTTGGCGTTTGCCTTACCCCCTGCGGATAAACGCACGCGGCAGGCCATCATTGAGCAAGCCTTAACGGACGCGGGTCTGTCTGGGTTTGCGCACCGCGATCCGGCAACGCTCTCGGGTGGGCAACGCGCCCGCGTCAGCCTGCTGCGCGCTTTGCTCGCTAAACCGCAGGCCCTGCTGCTGGATGAGCCGTTCAGCCGACTGGATCGCCCGCTTCGCCGCAGCTTTCGCGAGTTTGTCTACGGCCAAATCCAGCAAGCCGGTCTGCCGACGCTGTTAGTCACCCATGATGCGGATGACATCCCGCCGAATGGGCGAGTGATCATGTTCGGTGAGCCAGTAGACGAAGATCCGCTCGACACCATCACGCGCGATAATCGCGCTCATCACCACTCGGAGCCGCGCGATGTTTGA
- a CDS encoding copper resistance protein NlpE N-terminal domain-containing protein — protein sequence MKTNNVVALSLLAVLLSGCNDAAKQEPVNPVSQTETAAPSTQAPEPVVDPAHNARNALDWSGVYQGVVPCADCEGIKTTLQLNTDDTYVLSEQYLGKGDGNRFENRGSFSWNAAGNTVQLSGQNETRQFFVGENVLFMLDMSGQRITGALADHYRLAKLTPEQAAAQMGAKPAADSQAEKPVLMGRRWELIELMGKKVPDTLDAKQRPFIELMAEGDRIHGFSGCNSFNGGYTLNADAARISFTQMAMTRMACMDAEFEQPLMQVLEQTDNYSLSGDTLTLNKARMAPLAVFKAVPAAQ from the coding sequence ATGAAAACGAATAACGTTGTGGCGCTGAGCCTGCTTGCTGTGCTGTTAAGTGGCTGTAATGATGCGGCGAAACAAGAGCCAGTCAATCCGGTTTCGCAAACTGAAACCGCGGCACCGTCCACCCAAGCACCGGAGCCGGTGGTGGATCCTGCCCACAACGCGCGCAATGCGTTGGACTGGAGTGGCGTCTACCAAGGCGTGGTTCCTTGCGCTGACTGTGAAGGCATCAAAACCACTCTGCAGCTGAATACTGATGATACCTATGTGCTGAGTGAACAGTACTTGGGTAAAGGTGACGGAAACCGTTTCGAAAACCGCGGTTCTTTTAGCTGGAATGCAGCCGGTAATACCGTACAGCTGTCTGGCCAGAATGAGACTCGCCAGTTCTTTGTCGGCGAAAACGTGCTGTTTATGCTGGATATGTCTGGTCAGCGCATTACCGGTGCGCTGGCGGATCACTACCGCTTGGCAAAATTGACACCGGAGCAGGCTGCGGCGCAAATGGGAGCGAAACCTGCCGCGGATAGCCAAGCTGAAAAACCGGTGCTGATGGGGCGTCGCTGGGAATTGATCGAGCTGATGGGTAAAAAAGTACCAGATACGTTGGATGCGAAGCAGCGTCCGTTCATTGAGCTGATGGCCGAAGGCGATCGGATCCACGGCTTTAGCGGCTGTAACAGCTTCAACGGCGGTTATACCCTGAATGCGGATGCTGCGCGGATCAGCTTTACCCAGATGGCGATGACCCGTATGGCCTGTATGGATGCGGAGTTTGAACAACCGCTGATGCAGGTGTTGGAGCAGACTGACAATTACAGCCTGTCAGGCGATACTCTGACCCTGAACAAGGCGCGTATGGCACCACTGGCGGTATTTAAAGCGGTACCGGCGGCGCAGTAA
- a CDS encoding FAD-dependent oxidoreductase: MMRKLLLTLVLVALIALYLTSDLPQYLTFDQLKASQQYLLNWQAHAPLQAWVSVFVLYIVVVALSLPGATIMTLAAGALFGLGSGLLLVSFASTIGATLAFLVARYLFKAPLESRFPQRLAAINDGLEKEGAFYLLTLRLVPLFPFFLVNILLGLTRMKTRTYYWISQLGMLPATVVYTNAGTQLAQLHSPQDILSPAMLGSLILLGLFPLLTRRLLQWLRVRRRYQAWRAPSHFDRNLIVIGGGAAGLVSAYLGSALQAKVTLVEAKQMGGDCLNTGCVPSKTLLHYARLARQNRQAHQAGVMTCAPQPDFAAVMHAVNRAITEIAPHDSIERYQSLGVDVVAGHAALQDPWTVKITPNDGHPPYALTSRHILLCTGAEPVIPPIPGLIGNDLPSSDLHDNGFETTETLWQTLSAYSAPPEHVLIIGGGPIACEIGQALSELGSQVSLVQQSERLLMKEDPQASALIAQALRDSGVHLYTHSQVLSCQREGKRQILQIQGADGEQHTLCGDLLLVATGRKPRLHGYGLEALGLIPDSSATLMADAGLHTLLPNILVAGDVSGQAQFTHLAAHQAGYAVLNALFGQWKQLNVDYSLIPRLTFTQPQIAQVGLTQDDAERAGVAYDITHYPLHELDRAITEHDTQGFIKILTAQGKDRILGVTIVGENSESLLATAIMAMRGKHGLNFLLKTLFPYPAYAEGMKAAAGDWKRARLPVRLLPWLARYHAYRRGTRR; the protein is encoded by the coding sequence ATGATGCGTAAACTGCTACTCACTCTAGTGCTGGTTGCGCTGATTGCGCTCTATCTGACCTCCGATCTGCCACAGTACCTGACCTTTGACCAACTGAAAGCCAGTCAGCAATACCTGCTCAATTGGCAGGCCCATGCACCGCTACAGGCTTGGGTCAGTGTCTTTGTGCTCTATATTGTTGTAGTGGCGCTTTCGCTACCAGGCGCGACCATCATGACCTTAGCGGCGGGCGCCTTGTTCGGCCTCGGCTCTGGGCTGCTATTGGTCTCGTTTGCCTCCACTATCGGCGCCACACTGGCCTTTTTAGTCGCCCGTTATCTGTTTAAAGCACCTTTGGAGTCACGCTTCCCACAGCGCTTAGCTGCCATCAATGACGGGCTGGAAAAAGAAGGCGCGTTCTATCTGCTGACCTTGCGGTTAGTCCCGCTATTTCCATTTTTCTTGGTCAACATTTTGCTCGGCCTAACGCGCATGAAAACGCGGACTTACTATTGGATCAGCCAACTGGGGATGTTACCGGCGACCGTGGTCTACACCAACGCTGGCACCCAACTCGCCCAGCTACATAGCCCACAAGATATTCTGTCGCCTGCCATGTTGGGTTCACTGATTCTGTTGGGTTTGTTTCCTTTACTCACTCGCCGTTTACTGCAATGGCTGCGTGTACGCCGCCGTTATCAAGCATGGCGCGCCCCCTCTCATTTTGATCGCAATCTGATTGTGATTGGTGGCGGAGCGGCGGGGTTGGTTTCGGCTTATCTCGGCTCCGCGTTGCAAGCCAAGGTGACATTGGTTGAAGCCAAACAAATGGGCGGCGATTGTCTGAATACCGGCTGTGTACCGAGTAAGACCTTACTGCATTATGCCCGCTTAGCCAGACAAAACCGGCAAGCACATCAAGCCGGGGTTATGACCTGCGCACCACAACCGGATTTTGCCGCCGTGATGCACGCGGTTAATCGTGCCATTACTGAGATTGCGCCCCACGATAGCATCGAGCGCTATCAATCGCTCGGCGTGGATGTGGTGGCTGGTCATGCCGCACTGCAAGACCCTTGGACAGTCAAGATCACGCCTAATGACGGCCACCCGCCTTACGCGCTAACAAGCCGCCATATCCTGCTGTGTACGGGTGCCGAGCCGGTTATCCCACCGATTCCCGGTTTAATTGGCAATGATTTACCGAGCAGTGATCTACACGATAATGGTTTTGAAACAACCGAAACCTTATGGCAGACATTAAGCGCGTACTCTGCCCCCCCTGAACATGTGCTGATCATCGGTGGTGGCCCTATCGCCTGTGAAATAGGCCAAGCACTTAGCGAATTAGGCAGCCAAGTCAGCCTAGTACAGCAATCTGAACGGCTGCTGATGAAAGAAGACCCGCAGGCATCCGCGCTGATCGCGCAAGCACTGCGTGATAGTGGCGTTCATCTGTATACCCATAGTCAGGTTCTCTCTTGTCAGCGAGAAGGGAAGCGGCAGATCCTGCAAATCCAAGGTGCTGATGGAGAGCAACATACTCTGTGTGGCGATCTGCTGTTGGTGGCGACCGGACGTAAACCGCGCCTGCACGGTTACGGCCTCGAGGCTCTCGGATTGATTCCTGATTCATCGGCCACCCTCATGGCCGATGCGGGACTGCACACTCTGCTCCCGAATATCTTGGTTGCAGGTGATGTCAGTGGTCAGGCGCAGTTTACGCACCTCGCCGCCCATCAGGCTGGCTATGCGGTACTCAATGCACTGTTTGGTCAATGGAAACAGCTGAACGTGGACTATTCGCTGATCCCTCGCCTGACATTTACCCAACCACAAATCGCTCAGGTAGGATTAACGCAAGATGACGCCGAGCGTGCAGGCGTGGCCTACGATATCACCCACTATCCGCTGCATGAGCTTGATCGGGCCATTACCGAACATGATACGCAGGGCTTTATTAAGATCCTGACAGCACAAGGTAAAGACCGTATTCTGGGTGTCACTATCGTGGGTGAAAATAGCGAAAGCTTACTCGCGACGGCCATTATGGCGATGCGTGGCAAGCACGGCCTGAATTTTTTGCTCAAAACCCTGTTTCCCTATCCCGCGTATGCTGAAGGGATGAAAGCGGCAGCCGGAGATTGGAAACGCGCACGTCTGCCTGTACGGTTACTGCCTTGGTTAGCGCGTTATCACGCCTATCGCCGTGGTACACGCCGCTAA
- a CDS encoding FKBP-type peptidyl-prolyl cis-trans isomerase, with protein MSKIILLIAVLVVVLFFIKNMSGNTKQAEAQRQQGAAFLEQNKTKPGVITTASGLQYEVLQPGTGTVHPKATDTVSVHYHGTLIDGTVFDSSVQRGEPISFPLNRVIAGWTEGVPLMVEGEKVRFFIPSNLAYGNRAMGKIPAGSTLIFDVELLKINP; from the coding sequence GTGTCTAAAATCATCCTACTGATTGCGGTGCTGGTGGTTGTGCTGTTTTTTATCAAAAACATGTCCGGCAATACCAAACAAGCCGAAGCGCAGCGCCAGCAAGGGGCTGCCTTTTTAGAGCAGAATAAAACCAAGCCGGGGGTGATCACCACCGCGTCCGGTCTGCAATATGAAGTGCTGCAACCGGGTACCGGAACCGTACACCCGAAAGCCACCGATACTGTGAGTGTGCATTACCATGGCACGTTGATTGACGGTACGGTGTTCGACAGCTCAGTGCAGCGTGGTGAACCCATTTCCTTCCCGCTAAACCGCGTGATTGCTGGTTGGACCGAAGGCGTGCCATTAATGGTGGAAGGTGAAAAGGTACGCTTTTTCATCCCGAGCAATCTGGCTTACGGCAACCGTGCCATGGGGAAAATTCCGGCTGGCTCAACCCTGATTTTTGATGTTGAACTGCTGAAAATTAACCCGTAA
- a CDS encoding ABC transporter substrate-binding protein produces MLLMRNWLLSLLIVCFSASAAHADWAQTEQQARGQTVYFNAWGGSDSVNRYLQWAAEQVQRQYGITLKQVKITDAADVVQRIRAEKQAGKKHNGSVDLLWVNGENFHHLKQEGLLYGPWAEHLPNWALVDKSKPVTTDFSVPTEGLEAPWGLAQLTFIADRATTPTPPQSAAELLEFARRHPGQVTYPLPPDFHGVTFLKQLLLELAPNPAVLQQPVTPEQFAVATAPLWAYLDQLHPLAWRQGRSFPASAAAMNNMLADGELLLSLTFNPNEAASLVRQQQLPPSAYGFGFRAGTIGNVHYLAIPFNASAKAAAQVVANFLLSPAAQRHKADLAVWGDPSVLTSLALASATSDATAKNPAAESQTTDKSAAVPVLPEPHVSWVEPLEKAWLQRYGAQ; encoded by the coding sequence ATGCTGCTTATGCGAAATTGGTTGCTAAGTCTGTTGATCGTCTGTTTTAGCGCCTCTGCTGCGCACGCTGATTGGGCGCAGACCGAGCAACAAGCGCGCGGGCAAACCGTCTACTTTAATGCGTGGGGCGGCAGCGACAGCGTGAATCGCTATTTACAGTGGGCCGCAGAGCAAGTGCAGCGCCAATACGGGATCACCTTAAAGCAGGTCAAAATTACCGATGCCGCCGATGTGGTGCAACGGATCCGCGCGGAAAAGCAAGCAGGGAAAAAGCATAATGGCTCGGTGGATTTACTCTGGGTGAATGGCGAGAATTTTCACCACTTAAAGCAAGAAGGCTTGCTATATGGCCCGTGGGCTGAACATTTACCCAATTGGGCATTAGTGGATAAAAGTAAACCGGTTACCACCGATTTTTCTGTTCCCACTGAGGGGTTAGAAGCACCGTGGGGGCTGGCACAGCTGACCTTTATTGCTGATCGCGCAACAACCCCAACGCCGCCGCAATCTGCCGCTGAATTGCTGGAGTTTGCGCGTCGTCATCCAGGGCAAGTCACCTACCCCTTACCGCCAGATTTTCACGGCGTCACGTTCCTCAAACAGTTATTGCTAGAGCTAGCGCCCAACCCAGCAGTATTACAACAGCCAGTAACGCCGGAACAATTTGCGGTAGCGACCGCGCCGCTGTGGGCATATCTGGATCAGTTGCATCCGCTGGCATGGCGACAAGGACGCAGTTTTCCTGCTAGCGCGGCGGCGATGAATAACATGTTGGCGGATGGCGAATTACTGCTGTCACTCACCTTTAATCCTAACGAAGCGGCCAGCTTAGTTCGACAGCAACAACTTCCGCCAAGCGCCTATGGTTTCGGTTTTCGCGCCGGCACCATCGGTAATGTGCACTATCTAGCAATTCCGTTTAATGCTAGCGCGAAAGCCGCTGCCCAAGTGGTCGCTAACTTTTTACTGTCACCGGCCGCTCAGCGTCACAAAGCCGATTTAGCGGTGTGGGGCGATCCATCTGTATTAACATCGCTCGCGCTGGCCAGCGCGACATCTGATGCAACAGCCAAGAACCCAGCCGCTGAGAGTCAAACCACGGACAAATCGGCGGCAGTGCCGGTGTTACCCGAACCCCATGTCAGTTGGGTTGAACCGCTGGAAAAAGCGTGGTTGCAACGTTACGGCGCGCAATAA
- a CDS encoding rhodanese-like domain-containing protein, giving the protein MALLITGACAWSAQAQTAPTAATAPNITVSDALQQHIPLLDTRSSAAFNGWPQEGETTGGHERGARNLSASWLSLLDDAQLTHLLQQKKLDKSLPIALYGTAPEVNAVRQRLQALGFSTIYTLSDALQDPSRRESLAHYQALVPASWLADLQAGKPVANAPAKGWKVIEVEWGAPKAYLLGHIPKAGYMDTNTLESEPLWNKVDNSSLEKMLLAQGITTDTPVILYGRQTMSAARAANILMYAGVKDVRILDGGWDAWQAGKYPTEMGLPASVTPAKAFGAKIPAHPEYMTSLSQAKALLKKPENSLVSIRSWPEFIGETSGYNYIKAKGDIPGAKWGGGGSDAYHVEDLHNPDGTMLSEPDLRDLWQKWQIEPTGEVAFYCGTGWRASEAFFYAWAMGWPQVSVYDGGWYEWSLDPANPIVTGERQPGKS; this is encoded by the coding sequence ATGGCACTGCTCATCACCGGTGCATGTGCATGGTCTGCGCAGGCACAAACGGCACCTACTGCGGCTACGGCGCCGAATATCACGGTCAGTGACGCATTGCAGCAGCATATCCCTCTGCTAGATACCCGTAGCAGCGCCGCATTTAATGGTTGGCCGCAAGAAGGTGAAACTACCGGCGGTCACGAGCGCGGTGCGCGTAACTTGTCGGCCTCGTGGCTGAGCCTGTTGGATGATGCGCAGCTAACGCATCTGCTACAGCAAAAGAAACTGGATAAGAGCCTGCCGATTGCCTTGTATGGCACGGCGCCGGAGGTGAACGCTGTTCGCCAGCGTCTGCAAGCGCTGGGATTTAGCACGATTTATACCCTGAGCGATGCCTTACAAGATCCGAGCCGCCGTGAATCATTAGCGCATTATCAAGCGCTGGTGCCAGCATCGTGGTTGGCCGATTTGCAAGCCGGTAAGCCGGTGGCCAATGCGCCAGCTAAAGGGTGGAAAGTGATTGAAGTGGAGTGGGGCGCACCGAAAGCCTATCTGCTGGGGCATATCCCGAAAGCCGGTTATATGGATACAAATACGCTGGAATCGGAGCCTTTGTGGAACAAGGTGGATAACTCCAGCTTAGAAAAAATGCTGCTTGCACAGGGGATCACCACCGATACGCCGGTGATCCTGTATGGCCGCCAGACCATGTCGGCAGCGCGAGCGGCCAATATTCTGATGTATGCCGGTGTGAAAGACGTGCGCATTCTCGATGGAGGCTGGGATGCATGGCAAGCAGGTAAATACCCGACTGAAATGGGCTTGCCAGCCAGCGTGACTCCGGCTAAGGCCTTTGGCGCGAAGATTCCGGCGCATCCCGAATATATGACGTCATTGTCACAGGCAAAAGCCTTGCTGAAAAAGCCGGAAAACTCATTAGTCAGTATTCGTAGCTGGCCGGAGTTTATCGGTGAAACCAGCGGCTATAACTACATCAAAGCCAAAGGCGACATTCCCGGCGCTAAATGGGGCGGCGGCGGCAGCGATGCCTATCATGTTGAAGATTTGCACAATCCTGATGGCACTATGCTGTCAGAGCCGGATCTGCGTGATCTGTGGCAAAAATGGCAGATCGAGCCGACTGGCGAAGTGGCGTTTTACTGCGGCACTGGCTGGCGAGCCTCGGAAGCGTTCTTCTACGCGTGGGCCATGGGCTGGCCGCAGGTGAGCGTGTATGACGGCGGTTGGTATGAGTGGAGTTTAGATCCGGCCAATCCCATCGTGACCGGTGAGCGTCAGCCAGGAAAATCCTGA